In the Arachis hypogaea cultivar Tifrunner chromosome 20, arahy.Tifrunner.gnm2.J5K5, whole genome shotgun sequence genome, TGTGGGTTTGGGATCCTGTAAATTCGTTTTCTTGGGTGACGGAGTCGGTTAAGGGGTATGCTTCCGTGTTTGACGATGAGCAAAGTGTGTTGCAGTTAGGGTTAATTTCTTCGTGGATTAGAGAAGGTAGTGATATTAAACTTAGGTTCGTGCCATGCAGTACTGATGATCACATCTTTCATCGCGAGGAGGGATTTGAGTTCTTCTTCATGTATAGTTGTGTATTTGTTGATTTAGGTGTGAAATTCCCTTTTTCTGAGTTTGAACGTGGCGTGTTGATGCAGCTTAAGTGTGCACCATCGCAGCTACACCCTAATTCCTGGGCATTTGTTAGGGCTTTTCAGATTCTGATGAGGTATTTAGAGATTGAGCCTTCTTTGGAAGTCTTTTTTGCTTTGTTTCAGTGTAAAGGGGTTAGGCGTGGTTGTTGGTTGAACCTTGCCAGTGCCCCAGGTCGTGCCATTTTCAGTTTATATAGTTCATATAAGGGTTTTAAATCTATGTTTTTGAAGATTGGTGTTGCTGAGGGTGAATTTTCCTGGTTTGTTGATGAATGCCTGTTGGAGAGGTTTCCTTTATTCTGGGTTCCGAGGCCTAGACAGATATTGGGTATGGATGGGATGGAGTATAGGAATAAGATGATTGTAGAATTTTTAGTTAATCATATTTCTTCTTCAGGTTTGTTGTCGGTTGTTGAACTTCTTGAGTTGGAAATGGATAAAGATGCATTGGTTGGATATATAGGTAATTGTTGTGTGTAGTTTGTTTGTATGTGGTTGGTTATGGTTTGTAATTTCTTTCCTGTTTATTTGTTTGCAGTTGAGAAGGCTCCTAAGGAGACTTTGAGTAGCCTGCGAGCTTATTTTCAGACGAAGAACGTCGAGAAGCAAGGTTCTAATAGCCATATTATGGCGGAGAAAGGTGCTGAGGTTAATCAACCATCTCCTAAGAAGGTGAACTTTAAACGAAAAAAGGGTGAGGTAAAAAAGGATAAGCTTGTGGATGTGGCCGAGGGTAAGCTCGGCGGGAAGGATGTTGATTTGGAAGTAGTGAAACGTTTTATTGAGAACCATAGGGTACTGCATGGGTACCGAGGAGATGAGGATTTGACTTCTCTTTGGAGTGAACATTTCCCGCTGAGTATGGTGGCTGATGAGTATTGCCAGAATCCGGCCGATGTCAAGCTCGTTCAGGAGGTTGGTGACATTGGGGTTTGTCAGTATCTGCAGGTGTAGTATCTTTATTCGTCTCTCTCTGGTAGCATTTGCTtgttttgattttatttgttttgctGGTTTGTTTTAGGTGATGGGAGCTCAGTTGATATCTATCGGCCGAACACAGGAGTTGAAGCATGCTAGGGATTTATTTGATAGAGCTACGGTTGATCCAGAGGCGAAGCTAAGTTGAAGTTGAGGGAGGGGCCAAAAATTAATCTTGTAatagaaaaaaagtaaaataaaatttttaaggggaactaaaataaaatttgtacaCAATTTATAAAGAAAATTTGAAGTTTGGGAGGGGCCATTGCCCCCCTTTTGTTATAGGTAGCTCCGCCCCTGGGTTGATCAGCTGATGCAGGATAATTTGGAGAAAGGGAATAAACTTCGTACTGCTCTGGTTTGGTTGATTCTTTGCAAGATAAGCTAACACCCGCTGAGGGTGTTGGGAAGAATATTGACGAGGATAAGGCTGCTTTGGAAGCTCGGTTGATAGTTCTTGGTGTTGAGAAAAAGCAGCTTGAGACTGAGAAGGAGGATCATGGGCTTGAGATGTTCGCAGCTGGATTTGAGAGGGCGGTTGAACAAGCAAAACTTCTGGTGCCTGCTGCGGATTTGTCTGCCATGGATCCGTGCAAAGTAGTCGTTGGTGATGAGTTGGTTGATGACGATGATGGTGTTGAGGGTGAGGGTGAAAACCTTAATGTTTAGTTTCATAGTGGACTGTTTGTTTTTGTATATGTACGTTTGGAACTTCTAGACTTATAGCCGTTTGGCTTTGTTTGTTTTGAACTGCTGGCTTTTAGCCAAACAAATTTGGTAATGTTAGGATTTGGTTTCATGTTTCTATTACATGTTTGATTTTTGCGAAGAATGTGTTTGAATACTTCGGATTTTAGTATTATTTGTTGGTAGTAATCGGACGAGTAGAATATGAGATAGAATGTAGATAATAGTTAGTGTTTGTATTGTAATATGATGAATGAAAGAAGTGCGGGGTTgtgtgcctcattaaaacctctctAGCAAAACCCTCCTTAGGGATAAAAtctggtagtaggaaaaagagtgcatcaccATGTCCGACTTATAGACTAactgaaatatatttttaaagaagATGTGTTCCAACTGTTTGGTAGGATAGTTCCATCGAGCTTTTGTAATTTGTATGCTCCTTTGCCTATGACTCTTTGGATTTGAAATGGACCTTTCCAGTTGGCGCTTAGCTTGCCGTGTCCTTGTAGTTTTCGTACATCTTCTATTCTTCTGAGAACGAGGTCTCCTTCTGAGAATGTCCTCGGTTTGAGTTTCTTATTGTATTTCCGAGCTATAGCTCGTTTAGCAGCTAGTTGTTGTAGTGCTGATTTGTCTCGGCTTTTTTCAACGAGGTCGAGCTCGGTTCTTCTGTTTTCGATGTTTTTGATTTTGTTGACGTTTGTAGTTCTGGTATTTTGTAGGGAGATCTCAATGGGTAGCATGGCATCACATTCGTATACCAGCCTAAAGGGggtttcctttgttgatgattgTTCTGTTGTGTTGTAGCTCCATAGTACTTCGGGGATAAGCTCGGCCCATTCTCCTTTTGAGTCTTCGAGTTTCTTTTTAAGGCCCTGCAAAATGATCTTATTGGCAGCTTCGGCTAAACCGTTAGTTTGCGGATGTTCAACAGAGGAGAACTGttgaactattttaaaattttgtaagaaGTTTGTGAACTTTTGATCTATAAATTGTATGTCGTTATCAGTAATAATTGATTGAGGAATACCGAATCGGCATAGTATATTTTTCCATACAAAGAAATCATTTTTTCGGAAGTTATTTTTGCCAATGGTgttgcctctatccattttgtaaaataatcaatGGCAACGATTAAAAATTTAACCTGGCTTGGAGCGGGTGGAAAAGGTCCAAGGATATCTAGCCCCCACTTGTTGAACGGCCAGCATACCTCGGACGTGTGTAATTGCTCGGCTGGGTTGTGGATAATTGGTGCGTGACGTTGGCAGTGGTACGCAATGTTTGACTTTATTCATGCAATCTTGTTGTAACGTCAGCCAATAATAACCTGCTTGGAGGATTTTGGCAGCTAAGCTTCGTCCTCCTATGTGTGTTCCACAGACGCCTTCATGAACTTCGTCCATTGCCAGTTTGGCTTCTATTGTGTTTAGACACTTTAGGAGCGGTCTTGTGAAACCTCTTTTGTATAGCTCGGTTCCGAGTATTGTGTAGAAACTTGCTCttcttttgaatatttttttattttgaatgttGCTGGGTATGTTACCTGTTTGCAAGTAACTTATGAGAGGTGATCGCCAGTCATCTTTCTGTGAGATACTTGAAATTGTTGTTAGCATAACACTAGGTTCATCAAGCATTAGTTGAGATAATATAAGTGTCGTATTTTGACTTCTTGTTGTTGCTAACTTTGAAAGGACGTCTGCTCTATCATTTTATTCCCGAGGAATATGGGATATATTGAATTTCTGAAAACTGTTTACAAGGTTATTGACAGTGGTGTTGTATTTTTCTAATAATGGATCCTTTACCTGGAAGTTACCTGTTACCTGTTGTACCACCAATAAGGAATCGCATTTGGCGTTTAGCTGCGTTATGCCCATTGTGTGAGCCAATCGCAATCCTGCTATTAGTGCTTCATACTCTGCTTGGTTGTTGCTTGCGTGGAAATTGAATTGCAAGGATTGTTCTAAGGCTGTTCCTTGTTCGTCTTCAAGTAGTATTCCTGCTCCGGATCCTCTACTATTTGAAGCTCCATCGATGTATAATGTTCATTTGTTCTCTGTAGAACTTGGTTCTTCTGAGGTGagttctgcgatgaagtcggctagtgCTTGGGATTTGATAGCTCCTCGAGATTGGTATTGGATGTCGTATTTTAATAGTTCGATCGACCATTTGATTAGTCTTCCTGCCAGTTTGGGCTTCATGAGGATTTGCCTTAGGGGTTGCTCGGTTCTGACCACGATGGTGTGGCTTTGGAAGTAATGCCTCAAGCATCTGGCTGTTGTGACAAGAGCCAGAGCCAATTTTTCTAGCTTAGGGTATCGGACCTCGGCATTCTAAAGGAATTTGTTGATGAAGTATACTGGGTGTTGTTGCTTTCCTATTTCTATTACTAAGACAAAACTGATAGCATGATTAGTAACAGATAAATAGAAATAAAGTGGTTTACCAGCCTCTGGTGTTTGAAGGATTGGTGGCTCTGATAGGATAGTTTTGAGCTCGGTGAAGGCTTCTTCACACTCATTGGTCCATTCAAACTTTTGTTGTTTTCTTAGAGTCTTGAAAAAATGATGTGATCGGGTGGGCGATGCGTGGTAAAAACCTAGCCAATGCTACAAGTCGACCAGTTAATTGTTGAACTTCTTTGACTGTCTTTGGGCTTCTCATGTTTAGGATTGCCTGGCATTTTTCGGGGTTGGCTTTGATACCATGGCAAGTTAGCATAAAACCGAGGAATTTCCCGCTCTACACTCCGAAAGCACACTTTTCTGGATTGAGCTTCATGTTatatgtttgaagttgtttgaaTATTTCTCTCTGGTCATTAACGTGGTTTGTTGTGTGGgttgatttggccaccatgtcatCGACATAAACCTCTATGTTCCTTCCAATTTGGTTTGCAAAAATCTTGTCCATGAGTTTTTGGTAAGTAGCACCTGCATTTTTGAGTCCAAACGGCAATAACTTTATAGCAAAAATTGCCATTGCCAGTGATAAAAGCAGTTTTATCTTGGTCAGTTGAATGCATGGGAGGGGGTATGCGTCCTTCGGACAGGCCTTGTTAAGGTATGTGTAGTCCACACACATCCTCCACTTACCGTTGTTTTTCTTTACCATCACCACGGTGGCCAGCCAAGTGGAATACCTTAGCTCTTTCATGAAACCAGCATTGAGGAGTTTTTGGATTTCCTTCAGGGAAGCTGCCCTCTTGTCAACACCAAGATGTCTTTTCTTCTAAGCTATAGGTCGAATTGATGGGTTGATAGCTAGCTTGTGGCAGATGACGTTTGGGTCTATCCCTCGCATGTCTGCTGGGGTCCATGCGAATAGGTCGGCGTTGTGCCTTAATAACTCGGCTAGTTgatcttgttcttcatttttgAGTGCGTTGCCGAGGTATGTATGTTTTCCTTCCTCGGTCATTAGCTGAATCTTAGTAAGATCGTCGGTTGGCATCGGTCGTTCTTGATGGTTGGTCCTTGGGTCCAGTTCGGCCAGGGGGGTAGTTGTTCTGAATTGTATAATGCTTGGACGTATTGTTGtttgggttgttttgattattcGTTCTTCAGGTTGGTGTTATAGCACTGCCTGGCTTTCTTCTGGTCTCCGTGTATAGTTATGACTTTGTTATCCTGTGAGAGAAACTTAACACACAAATGCACAGTAGAAACAATAGCATTGAATGCATTCAAGGAaggtctgcccagaatgatattataagggctTTTGCAATCAACGACAAGGTACTGTATGTCTATGGTTTTATTGTCAGGATAATTTCCAAAAGTGGTTTGTAACCAAATGTAACCTCGGATGGAGACTCGCTCACCTGAGAAACTACCAGTTCTCCGAATGAGGGTTAGAGTGTCTTGTCGCTCAGTTTCATCTTTTGGAACGTTGAATAAAATAATACATCGGTGCTGCTGCCTGGGTCCATCAGGATCTTCTTTACTAGTGGCTCTTCGACCTGTGCTGTGATGACTACGGGGTCGTCCAGGTTTCGATCGGTTGCCTTATAGTGTTTAGGGGTGATGAGATCTCTGGTTTGTCCTTGTTGACGGGTTGGGATGAGGTTGACTCTGTCATAGTCATCATAGCACGGTACGATCTTTTCTTGTCGAGTTTCTGCATCCGCCACCTGCAAAACTACCGAaaatgcaatttattattctgtGAGGTGGATTGATATCACTGTCTACCTTTTTCCCTTTATCTCGGGAATCGTCAGTTGTTTTGGATTGCTGGCCGAGGTCTTCTATGTTCCGCTTTCGTCCGCGGCTATCGATATACCTATCTAATAGTCCTCGGTGGGCCAGCTTCTCGAGAAAATCTTTTGCTATTACGCAGTCATCTGTGGTGTGGCCATACTTTTGATGGAAAGCGCATTACTTAGATTTGTCTACATATCGCTGGTCTTGATATGTACTGGCGCTGTTTGGGGGTTTAATGAGTTTTAAGTGTAGGATGTCTTTTATAATGTCTTCTCTTTTTGTATTAAGGGGAGTGTAACTATTGAATTTAGGTGTTAGTCTGAAGGATCTCTGGTCCGTTCTACTGCTTGAATGCTTGTTTCGTCTTTCCTCCTTTCTATTTGAGGTAGGTTTTCTACTCTTCGCAGTGCTcgaaattctttaattttgatatggGTTGTTGCTTTTTCTTGGAATTCGTCCAAAGTCTTTGGTTTTGCTATGACTATGGACTTTTGAAATTTTCCTGAGCGGAGACCGCTCTTTAGGGCGTGGAGATGGACTTCGAGGTTTAGGTTGGGTATTTCATTGGTTGCTTCCGCAAACCTGGTCATGTAGTCTTTCAGGATTTCATTCGGCCCTTGTTTGATGGTGCTCAGGTAATCAGAATTGTGGACGTATATTTTGGATGTGGCAAAATGATTGACGAACTGGTCGGCCAGCTcatcaaagtttgagatggagcCTTCAGGGAGGTTGGAGAACCAAATTAAGGCGACTCCATCCAGAAAGGTTGGGAAGGTGCGGCATAGAATTGTGTCGGATTCTTTGTTCATAAACATCATGGCGTGGAATTTAGTGGCGTGGACATTTGGGTCTCCTAGTCCTTGGTAAGGTTTTAGAGTTGATGGCAGGGTGAAGTTTTTGGGCATTTCGAAACTCATGACTTCCTTTGTGAGGGGTTGGTTCTTTTGGTGGTTGTTTTTGGGGGATTAGGTATAGTGTGTTTGGTCTCCGATGTATGCTCATCGTTGTTGTCTTTGTTTTCAGCGTTCTTGTGATATCCCCCTTTGCTGTGGTCGTGCTGTTTCTGGCGTAAGAGTTCAGCCATTCTCTGGTTCTCGGCCCTGAGGGCCTCATTGATTGCTAGGAGTTCGGCCTGGTTAGTACTCGAGGGAGCATGACTGTGCTCGTCCGCCATGCGCTGTGACCTGCAAAAAAGAGTAGAAAATGTACGGGATCAAGAGTTGTGGGGTAAAAAAAAGTCGAGGCCCACGGTGGGCGCTAAATGTTCTTGCGCGAATTTGAGCGCTCCGAGGTATAGTTCGTCCTGCTGTGATTCCGACCAGCTTTTCTTGGAGCGGAAGGATGGAACGTTGTATACTTGCTGGGGAGGCGGCATTGAACACCTGCAAAgagactccaacgctcaagtaagtAAGACTATGAGGTAATTCAGAGTAAAACTGAATGTATTGTCTACCTGTAACTAAGTGAGTCACCCGTATATAATGGAGTTACTGAAGGCAGTTATCTGTATTGTTTGTTATCGGTTTGAATGGAATCTTTGCTGGTGACCCGATATTCGGGGCTTGAGTAGTTTTGAGGAAAGATTTGTGAATGAGTTATGTGCTGATCCTGATTccgagattattggtatgaatcAGTTTTAGGTTAACGGATCAAAtagatttaacaaaaataaattaaaagcacAGTCGggaaagaagaaaaggagctcGAATTACGATAATACCCCACAGCCACTTTCCATTCCCGCCAATTCGAAACCCTTACAAAATGAAAGAGGGGGAAAGTGAAAATAGAATCGCAGTCGTAGGGTGGAGTATCTGAAAATGGCGGAGGATGAAGTTCAGATTCAAGAAAACGAGGAGTCATCCCGACCCGAATTCCCGACGAGTCGGGTGAAGAAAATAATGAGACTAGACAAGGATGTGAATAGGGTGAGCGGAGAAGCGCTGTTCCTGGTGTCGCGCTCCACCGAGTTGTTTCTTCACTTCCTGGCTCAGAAATCGGCGCGCGTGGCCATCGAGAAGAAGCGCAAAACGGTTACCCTTGACCACCTTCGGGTCGCCGTCAAGAGGCACCAACCTAGCAGCGATTTCCTCCTCGACTCGCTCCCTCTGCCTTCTGAGCCCAAAAATCTCCCTCCTTCCACCATCGCCGACCGGAGAAAAGCTGATAAGCCCGCACCTGCCGGCACGCGTCGCATCGATCAGTTCTTCCGGAAGCCTGAAGTCCAAGTTGCTCCCGCGGCAGATCCTGAAGCCGAAGCTCCTGCGGAAGCTGATGCTGAAGCTAAAGATGCTCCCGAAGCTGATTCTGAAGCCCAAGCTGCTCCTGTGGAAGATCCTGAAGCCGAGCCTTCTGCGGAAGCTGATGCTGAAGCTAAAGCTGCTCCCGAAGCTGATTCTGAGGCCCAAGCTACTGGAGCTGAAGCTGACGCCGGAGCTGAAGTTGCTGCCGAAGCTGAAGCGGCAGTTCACGTAGATGAGTGTTAGGTT is a window encoding:
- the LOC112784528 gene encoding uncharacterized protein; the protein is MAEDEVQIQENEESSRPEFPTSRVKKIMRLDKDVNRVSGEALFLVSRSTELFLHFLAQKSARVAIEKKRKTVTLDHLRVAVKRHQPSSDFLLDSLPLPSEPKNLPPSTIADRRKADKPAPAGTRRIDQFFRKPEVQVAPAADPEAEAPAEADAEAKDAPEADSEAQAAPVEDPEAEPSAEADAEAKAAPEADSEAQATGAEADAGAEVAAEAEAAVHVDEC